Part of the bacterium genome, ACGTGCGCGGCCGCCCGTTGCCCCATGGACCGGCCCACCCTAGAATTGGGAATGACACACGGCAGAGCCCGAACGCGAGTGCACGCGCGGCGCCGGAGGAGATCGTATGCGCAGGTCATGGTTGCTGGCAGTCCTCTGCGCGGTGCTCGCGCTCGTCCCGGCCGGCGCGGCGGGGGCCGCAGTGCCGGCCGGGACCTTTGTCACCGTCGTGACGGAGAATCCCGACAACTTGAATCCGTATCTGCACAGCCTGCTCGCCTCCGGCAGTGTGTACCGGTACGTCTTCGACAGTTTGTATACGGTCGATTGGACGGGGAAATGGAAGCCCGCGCTGGCGGTCTCGTACACCGTCAGCCCCGACGGACGGGCGTGGACCTTCACCCTCCGCCCGGGGGTGCGCTGGTCCGACGGACGGCCGCTGATATCCGCCGACGTGAAGTACACGTGGCGTCTGGCGACCGACAAGGACGTGCACGTCACCTACGCGACCGGCTTCGATAAGATCGCGGCGATCGATACGCCGAGCCCGACGACGGTCGTCTACCATCTCAAGGAAGCCTATGCGCCCTTCAAGGACCAGGTGATGGGCGCGCCCATCGTTCCCGAGCACGTGCTCGGCCCGCTCTCCGCCGACGGGATCAACAGGGCGTCCTTCAATCAAAGGCCGATCGGCACCGGCCCGTTCACCGTCACGGAGTTCGTGACCGACGATCACGTGACGCTGACGGCGAATCCCTCGTACTGGGGGCCGAAGCCCAAGCTGCGGCGCATCGTCGTCCGCATCGTGCCGGATCAGAACACGCAGGTGAACCTCTTCAAGGCGGGCGATCTCAGCCTGCTCGTCGGTGTGCCGCCGGCGCGGCTGGACGAGGTGCGCCGGACCCCTGGCGTGGCCATCAGGCGGTATCTCGCGCCGGTCTACCAGCTGATTCAGCTGGACGAGTACGGATTTCTGCGGGATGCCGCGGTCCGCCGGGCGCTCGATTTCGCGACCCCCAAGGCGTCGATCGTCAAGAACATCATGAAGGGCCAGGCCGAACCGGCGGTGAGCGACATGGTGCCGAACGGTCCGTGGGCCAACAAGGCGCTCACGCCGCGGCCCTATGATCTCGCCGCGGCGCGGGCCCTGCTGCGCGCGGCCGGCTTTGCGCCGGGGGCCGGCGGGGTGCTGGTGAAGGACGGCCGCCGGCTCGAGATCCCGCTATGGACGATCTCGGCGCGGCAGACCGACGCGCAGATGATGGAACTGATCGCCCAGTCCTGGCGAGCGCTCGGCGTCGCCACGGACACCCGCGCCGTGAGCGCCGCGGCGCTTTTCGGCCAGAACGGTCCCCAGTGGAACGGCCGGGACGCCGCGCTGATCTACAGCTGGGGCCAGGGCGTGTTTCCGGAGAACAAGATCAACTGGCACTCGTCCTACATCCCCAAGGACGCAAACGCGCCAGGCGAGAACGCCGAGCGGTACGGCAACCCGGAGATGGACCGCCTGCTCGAGGAGGCCGACCGCACGGTCGATGACGCGAAGCGACGCGCGGTCTACGACCGAATCCAGGCGCTCGAGCACCGGGACGTGCCGATCATCTTTCTCTTCTGGTTCGTCAACAACAACGTGGTGGCCGCCGACGTTCACGGCTATGATGTCTCGACGTTCGGCGAAACGCCGCCCGAGGAGTGGAGCACGCGTTAGCCGCCGCGCCGAACGCCGGCCGCCGTGCCCGTCCCGCCCGGTGACGGGTTAGTGTCGTCCTACGTCGCCCGCCGGGCCGCCCAGGCGGTGGTGCTCCTCATCGCGGTCTCGTTCGTCAGCTACGCCATCATGAACGCGGCGCCCGGCGGCCCGCTCGCCGTCTACCTGCACAACCCCCAGGTCACGCCGGACAAGATCGAAGTGCTGCGGCATCAGCTGGGCCTCGACCGGCCCTGGTACGCGCGGTACGCGGCCTGGCTCGGCGGCCTGGTGCAGGGCCATTGGGGCTATTCCTACTACACGGGCCGGCCGGTCCTCGCCATGATTGCCGAGCGTCTGCCGGCGACACTCACGCTCATGCTTGCGGCATTCGCGCTCGCGATCGGGCTGTCGTTCCCGATGGGCCTGTACGCGGCGACGCACAAGTATCGATGGGGCGACAATCTGCTGTCGTTCGGCTCGTTCTTCGCCTGGGCGATGCCGACGTTTTGGTTCGGGCTGATGCTGCAGTTGTTGTTGGGGGTGCAGCTCCGCCTGCTGCCCGTCGCCGGCATGCACGAGATCGGGATCACGTCCTCCACCGACCTCGCCCGGCACCTTGTCATGCCGGCGCTGGTCCTCGGTCTGGGGGCCATCGCCAGTTGGAGCCGCTATCTCCGCAGCAGCCTCCTTGATACGTTGAACCAGGACTACGTGCGGACGGCGCATGCCAAAGGGCTCTCCGGCCGCCGGGTGTTGCGGCGGCACGTGCTGCGCAACTCACTCATCCCGATCGTCACGCTGATGGGACTCGACCTGCCCGCCCTGTTCAGCGGCGCCGTGGTGACGGAATCGATCTTCGGGTGGCCGGGCATGGGACGCTTGTTTCTGTCGGCGCTCAGCAACCGCGACTACCCGCTGCAGATGGCCGGGTTGATGATCAGCTCCGCGTTGCTTATTGCCGGCAACCTGCTCGCCGATCTCACCTACGCCGTGCTCGATCCCCGGATCCGGTTTGAGTAGCCCGTCCGCGGTGGCGGCTCCCCCGGGCGGGCCGGGGAGCGCGGTCCGGCCGCGCGCCGGCGGATTGTGGGCGCTGGCCTGGGCTCGATTCCGCCGGCATCGCATGGCGCTCGCCGGCGTCGCCGTCCTGGCCGCGGTCGTCGCCGGCGTCGTGCTGGCCCCGCTGCTGACGCGGTACGATCCGACGGCCCTCGATCCGGATCACAGCCTTGCCCCGCCAAGCCGGACCCATCTCCTCGGGACGGATGACCTCGGGCGGGACGAGTTCGCGCGTCTGCTCTACGGAGGGCGGGTCAGCTTGCTCGTCGGGACGACCGCCATGCTGGTCGGAACGGTGATCGGCGTCACGCTCGGGTCGATCGCGGGCTACGCGGGCGGATGGACGGATACCGCGGTCATGCGCCTCGTCGATTTGGTGCTGAGCTTCCCGGCGATCTTCCTTCTATTAATACTGCTCAACTGGACCGGGGGCCGGGCGCCCGTCGTGATGATGGTGGGGTACCTGGGCCTCTTCGGGTGGACCGGCCTCGCGCGGATCGTGCGCGCCGAGTACCTCTCGCTCCGGTCGCGGGAGTTCGTGGAGGAAGCCCGCGCGACGGGGGCGGCAACGCCGCGCATCATCTTCCGGCACATTCTGCCGAACGCGATGGGGCCCGTTCTGGTCCAGGCGGCGTTCGCCGTGGCGGGCGCGATGCTGGCAGAGGCCGCGCTCGACTTTCTCGGGTTCGGGCTGCCGCCCGGGATCCCGACGTGGGGCAATCTGATGACCCAGGCCGAGAACTACATGACGAGCAATCCGGTGCTGGTGATCGCCCCCGGCCTCGTCGTGACTCTGACCGTGGTCGCGGTGTTCTTCATCGGGGACGCGCTGCGTGACGCACTCGACGTTCGCTCCCGGTGAGCCCCCAACGCCGCCCCTCGCGGTGTCGACCCGGATGATGTGAGTGGTGGGCCAACCATGAAATTAGAGCCGGCCCGCCACCGTTTGGAGGAGGACCCACCGGCGCGCGGAACTTAGTGGTCTCGGCCATGGCCCTGCCAAGGGAGGCCTCCCCGTGACGACGCACTACCTTCCGCAAGATCGGGTGCACTTCACTTGGGACGTCCGGCACGAGCCGGTGGTCAACGCGAGCAGCGGGGATGTGCTGGTCGTCCATGCCCGTGACGTGAGTGACAACCAGATCACGCCGGCATCGACCGCCGCCGTCCTCGCGTCCCTGAATTGGAACCGCGTCTATCCGCTGGCAGGGCCGGTGTACGTGACGGACGCGCGTCCCGGCGACACCCTGGCGATCGAGATCCTGGACATGCACACCGAGGGGTGGGGTTGGACGGCCATCATCCCGGGCTTCGGGCTCCTGGCCGACGATTTCAAAGAGCCGGCGCTGCGGATCTTCGACCTCACGGGCGGCGACGCGGCCTACCTCCGGCGCGACATCGCCATTCCGATCGAGCCGTTCTTCGGGACGATGGGTGTGTGCCCGGCCGGCGCACGCGAACAGGCCGTGCCGCCGGGTACGTTCGGCGGCAATATGGACACGCGCCAACTCACCCGCGGCGCCACGCTCTACCTGCCCGTGCAGGTCGACGGGGCCTTGTTCAGTTGCGGCGATGCGCACGCCGCGCAGGGCGACGGCGAGGTTTGTGTCACGGGCATTGAGGCGCCGATGTACGCGACGCTGCGGCTCACGCTCCAGAAGGGCCGGACGATTCCCGCGCCGCAGTTTGCGAATCCCGGACCGCTTGTGCCGCGGGTGAATCATGGCGGATGGTACGGGACGACGGGCGTTGGGCCCGATTTGCACAAGGCGGCGCAAGATGCCGTGCGGGCGATGCTCGCACACTTGTCGGAGACGCAAGGGCTTTCGGCCGAAGACGCCTACATGCTGGCGAGCCTCTGCGTAGACTTGAAAATTTCGGAGATCGTCGACGCCGGGCAGTTCATCGTGAGCGGGCTGCTGCCGGTGGCGGTGTTCCGCGACGGCTTCAATGACATCGTTACCGGCGGCAGGTCCGCCGGCGCGGCTTGAACGAGTCTCCGATGTCCGGTACACTATGTGGTGCCGGGGCTGACAATGAACGCCGGTGACGCGCGCCCGTAGCTCAGCGGATAGAGCGCCGGACTACGAATCCGTAGGTCGGGGGTTCAAATCCCTCCGGGCGCGCCATATTTTTCAACGTTTCTGCGACCCTCCGGACGGACGTTCGTTCGTTTTTGGACCGGATTGGACCCGGCACCGGCGAGAGCCTATGAAATCAAGGGATGGGCTCCGGCGGCCGTTGAACGCCATGCTCTGTTCCATCTGTTCCAGTGGAGAGGAAAGCCCGGCAATCGAAAATCGGAAGGGGCGTGTCAAAGCGACAGACCGCCTGCGCACGTCTTCGCCCAAAATCTGAGCGGAGCCCTTAGCCCTTCGGCAATAGCCTTAGGCAATAGGCTTAGGCAACAGCTATAATGTGGATAAGGAAGTGGTAGACGAATGAACCCATCCGAACTTATTGACAAGCAAATCGCAGACCTTACGGACTGGCGCGGCAAAATGCTTGCCAAACTTCGCAAAATCATTCATGATGCTGACCCCGAGATAATCGAGGAATGGAAATGGATGGGCAGTCCGTGTTGGTCTCACGATGGACTCATCTCCGTGGCCACCGTTCTCAAGGATAAGGTCAAACTGACCTTTTCTCAGGGCGCAAGCCTTCCAGATCCGGACAAGCTCTTCAACGCCGCCCTTGAAGGCAATCGATGGCGAGCGATTGATTTCCACGAGGGTGACAGAATTAATGAGCGCGCCCTGAAAAATATCATCCGTGCTGCGGTGGCTTACAATCGTGCTGGGCCGAAGGGAAAAACACCGGCAGATGCTCGCGGGATTCGGCCTAAAGTCCGCAAAAAATAGGAAACGCCTTCTGGCGATCCCACACGATTGCGCTTACTTTGCCGGCGGCTGGAGTAGCGAGAAATTGTTTCCATCCAGGTCGCTGAAGGTGGCTAGGAGGCCCCATGGAAGTGCGGCTGGTTGAGTCTCATTGAACTTTCCGCCGCGGTTCCCCACATTCGGTAGAGGCCTCCTACCGAACAGCACAAGAGAGATGCCTCGATCATCGCCAACGTGGGAGTCCGGGCTACAGATGGTACAATAGACGCGGCCCCTGGGATAGTTTGGATTTGTTGCCGCAGGTTCTCGTCATCCCCTCGGCTGACAGGCTGGAGCAACAACCAGACGAGGGAACAGGGGAGGAAACATGATGCGGCAGAAACCCATTGAGGCACTTCTAGCCAGGATCGGTGGGCGGTTCGAAACCGTGAACGCGGTGGCCGCTCGGGCTGAGCAATTAATCAGAGGGGACATACCGGCAATTGAGACCGGTACCCGTAATCCCGTCCTCGTCGCGATGGAAGAACTTGCATTGGGAAAGTTCCACGTGGTCTCCCAACGCCCGTCAGTGAGTCAGCCAATTGTCACAGGGCCGGAAGCGCCCTCGCCTAGCAGCCCGGTCGCCGACGAGAACCGCCTTTCCGTTGGCCCGGTATCAGTTCCGTAAGATCTGTCGAACGACGATCTACACGGCGGCCGCCCTGAAAATGGGAACGCCGGGTGGACACCTTTGATGGGAGGAGTGCAGACGGTTGAGTGCATGGGGGACCGCGTCACGAACATCGCGGAGCGCGTGACTTACGTGGTGACCGGCACGCTCAAGAAACTGAATGTCTAACCCCTCCGTCGGACGCCGCGCTCGCCGGCGGCGCGTACCCGGGCGGCGGACGTCCTATCACAGCCTCAACAGACGAATCGCGATGATCTCCATCCAGGCACACGGAAGTCCGAAGGTGATTCGCTCGGAAAGCCCCAGCCACGGATGCGACGCGCCCCACAGTCCGCTCCACACCAGCACGAGCATCACGGCTAGCGTGCCTGTCAATATGCCGATGAGCACACTGAAGGCGGCATATCCACGCCAGGCGCGATCACGCCGCACCTGAGCCGCCGTGGCGAGGCAACTCAACGGCAGCAGGACGGCAAGTGCCGCGACCACGCCCAGGTGGACTGCGCCCCGCAGCGTCCATGTCCCGATGGGATCCGTGGGAAACACCGCGATCGACACCAACCCGAGGCCGCAGGCTATGGCAAGGACGTCGATCGCCCCCCAGATCTTGCCTGGTGCTATGGTACGCTGGAGCCCTCTTTGAAACGCGACGATCAGGATGCCGAACACAATAAAATTCGCCGTTTGGACCCAGCCATTGGCGCCCAGGGCGAGCAGGCTGATATCCGAGCGAAAGGCGTTGTAGCCGACCTGCGCCCGGCCCAAGAAGGTCAGCACGCTCCAGAACAAAATCGGCGCCACGACTCCGGCCAGAGCCGGACCCCGGACGTGGGCGAATGACATTTCAATCCCCCGTAACGGTGCCTCTGCGCGTATCCTGGCGAGGTGAGTGATTTTCCTGCCGACGCGGATTTTCACGTTGCGCATCGTTCCCATCTTCGACGAGCAGGGCGTGGCCGTCGTGGGGACTATCGATCTGGAAAGTGCGGTGCGCGACGCGTTCGGTGCCGACGTGCAGCGCGCGCTCCGGTCGTACGCCGCTACGATCCAACCATTGTGGCTACAACACGCGGTAGAGATTTCCGAGGATAATCACCTATTCTGCATCACCATGGTCGGGTGCCTCGACCAGGACGAAGTAGGCGCAGTTGCACGGTCCCGTCTTGTGTGCGCGCGGCGCGGTGCATCGCGCTGCAATGACGCCGGCCTTGCCGATTTGATTGCTATGGCACTTATCGCACATGTATGTTCCGGTCACCGGCCACGGTAAGTCGGCCTTTGCGCGAACGCTGCTGCGCACCATGCATCACCTGCTTTCCCCTCCATTGTACACGCGCGCTCGGTGGCGTGCCAAACCATCTTGTTGCATTGAAGCGGGGAGCGTGTCATACTTGATTGGCATCAGCAGACTGCAAAGTCGGTTGGTAGTATGGGGATAAGGGTGGGATTTTATGGCGCTTGGAACGGTAAAGTGGTTCAACTCCGAAAAGGGCTACGGCTTTATCACCCCGGACGACGGCGGCAAGGATCTGTTCGTTCATTTCAGCGGGATTGAGGGCGAGGGGTACAAGTCACTGAACGAAGGCCAGAAGGTAGAGTACGAGGCAACACAAGGACAGAAGGGCCCCCAGGCCAGCAAAGTCCGTCCCGTGAGCTAAACTGAACCATAACAAGCGCGTGCTGAGACAGACAACGAGGGGGGAAGCAGCAACCCCCCTTTTTCTTCTCGCGCGTGCACCAGGGTAGAGGAACGGTCGTGGAACAGTGCAAGGCTTGTGGCAAGCCTAAACCCTCGCTGGCCGTCGAGCAGGGAGACGACTTCTGCTCAACGGAGTGCGCGCGACGCCATTACGGGTCGTCGCCCGCTCGCCCGGCGCGCGGTGTCATTCTAGCGGGGCACGCCTCATCCCGCAGGGCTGCTTGGAGACGACTCTCAGGCGTTCTGAACGGCCGGAAACCGTAATGGCACCGGTATCGACACCTTACCCGGGAGACTGTTGTTGATCGTGACTTGCGTCTTCTTTGGGCGCTCCGTAGACTACGTACCCGTCGTTCGGCAGTAGCCACCCATCATACCGGACACCTATCGAGGTGGACGTCTTCTGAAAGTTGGGGGCGCCGCCTGTGAGCAGCCCATAGACTTCCGCATCGAGATTCATGGGCGTTTTGCTGACCACCGTCAAATCCAAACCGCGTGTCAAATGTGACATCTTCATGGTTCGATAGCGAATGGGGCCATTGTCGTATTCTTCGCCCCAGAGCTCGACTCGGGTCTGCCCGCGAAACCGAATTGGGATTACCGCCCGGAATTGGATCTTGTCGTCGGCCCCTTCCGCGACGGCAAGTGCAACGTTCTTCCACGTCCCGTCGTCTTGCCGAACCCGCAGCTTGACATACAGGTCTACCGGCAGGCCGGGGATCTTTCGTAGCACCGAAACCCACTCATGATTTTCGACGATTTCACCATCAGCGAACGGCGCGACGAACGAGAAGGTCGTCTGGGTGGTTGAGACTGTTACGGGCCGAGCACTCGTGATTTGACCCGAGGGGAGGTGCATGCGCTGCATCACCTGGTCCGGCAACAGTTCGTTCATTTCGGTCGTTTCTCTAACGTCCTCCCGGTAGACTTTCGAAATGAGGGGAACGACGTCCGAGTAGACTTGCTCGATCACCCCGTATCCCCGGTAGGCTTGGTTTGTGGCCACCCGCGACGCGAATTCTCTCATTCCAGAAACAGACTGCGCCGCGAGTGCCTCGTCGTTCAACCCTTTCAGATACTCTCCGTGAAGCACGACCAGGAGCCCGAGCGCTCCGATGATTATCGTCGCGATGGACAGGTCACGCAGGAATTGCGACACTCCAATCTCCCCCGCGGAGATGTCCGTGGCCAGTGTCCCGAACACCCACAGTCCGACAAGCCCCAGCGCAACGAGCGCAAGAGGCACCATTAGAACGCGTCGAAAGAACGACCGTTTCCGCATGCCCAACCTCCTACCTGAGCGAGAAACGGGGCCGCCAGGGG contains:
- a CDS encoding DUF998 domain-containing protein, with translation MSFAHVRGPALAGVVAPILFWSVLTFLGRAQVGYNAFRSDISLLALGANGWVQTANFIVFGILIVAFQRGLQRTIAPGKIWGAIDVLAIACGLGLVSIAVFPTDPIGTWTLRGAVHLGVVAALAVLLPLSCLATAAQVRRDRAWRGYAAFSVLIGILTGTLAVMLVLVWSGLWGASHPWLGLSERITFGLPCAWMEIIAIRLLRL
- a CDS encoding acetamidase/formamidase family protein — its product is MTTHYLPQDRVHFTWDVRHEPVVNASSGDVLVVHARDVSDNQITPASTAAVLASLNWNRVYPLAGPVYVTDARPGDTLAIEILDMHTEGWGWTAIIPGFGLLADDFKEPALRIFDLTGGDAAYLRRDIAIPIEPFFGTMGVCPAGAREQAVPPGTFGGNMDTRQLTRGATLYLPVQVDGALFSCGDAHAAQGDGEVCVTGIEAPMYATLRLTLQKGRTIPAPQFANPGPLVPRVNHGGWYGTTGVGPDLHKAAQDAVRAMLAHLSETQGLSAEDAYMLASLCVDLKISEIVDAGQFIVSGLLPVAVFRDGFNDIVTGGRSAGAA
- a CDS encoding ABC transporter permease, which codes for MSSYVARRAAQAVVLLIAVSFVSYAIMNAAPGGPLAVYLHNPQVTPDKIEVLRHQLGLDRPWYARYAAWLGGLVQGHWGYSYYTGRPVLAMIAERLPATLTLMLAAFALAIGLSFPMGLYAATHKYRWGDNLLSFGSFFAWAMPTFWFGLMLQLLLGVQLRLLPVAGMHEIGITSSTDLARHLVMPALVLGLGAIASWSRYLRSSLLDTLNQDYVRTAHAKGLSGRRVLRRHVLRNSLIPIVTLMGLDLPALFSGAVVTESIFGWPGMGRLFLSALSNRDYPLQMAGLMISSALLIAGNLLADLTYAVLDPRIRFE
- a CDS encoding peptide ABC transporter substrate-binding protein, producing MRRSWLLAVLCAVLALVPAGAAGAAVPAGTFVTVVTENPDNLNPYLHSLLASGSVYRYVFDSLYTVDWTGKWKPALAVSYTVSPDGRAWTFTLRPGVRWSDGRPLISADVKYTWRLATDKDVHVTYATGFDKIAAIDTPSPTTVVYHLKEAYAPFKDQVMGAPIVPEHVLGPLSADGINRASFNQRPIGTGPFTVTEFVTDDHVTLTANPSYWGPKPKLRRIVVRIVPDQNTQVNLFKAGDLSLLVGVPPARLDEVRRTPGVAIRRYLAPVYQLIQLDEYGFLRDAAVRRALDFATPKASIVKNIMKGQAEPAVSDMVPNGPWANKALTPRPYDLAAARALLRAAGFAPGAGGVLVKDGRRLEIPLWTISARQTDAQMMELIAQSWRALGVATDTRAVSAAALFGQNGPQWNGRDAALIYSWGQGVFPENKINWHSSYIPKDANAPGENAERYGNPEMDRLLEEADRTVDDAKRRAVYDRIQALEHRDVPIIFLFWFVNNNVVAADVHGYDVSTFGETPPEEWSTR
- a CDS encoding DUF1801 domain-containing protein, with translation MNPSELIDKQIADLTDWRGKMLAKLRKIIHDADPEIIEEWKWMGSPCWSHDGLISVATVLKDKVKLTFSQGASLPDPDKLFNAALEGNRWRAIDFHEGDRINERALKNIIRAAVAYNRAGPKGKTPADARGIRPKVRKK
- a CDS encoding ABC transporter permease, whose translation is MAAPPGGPGSAVRPRAGGLWALAWARFRRHRMALAGVAVLAAVVAGVVLAPLLTRYDPTALDPDHSLAPPSRTHLLGTDDLGRDEFARLLYGGRVSLLVGTTAMLVGTVIGVTLGSIAGYAGGWTDTAVMRLVDLVLSFPAIFLLLILLNWTGGRAPVVMMVGYLGLFGWTGLARIVRAEYLSLRSREFVEEARATGAATPRIIFRHILPNAMGPVLVQAAFAVAGAMLAEAALDFLGFGLPPGIPTWGNLMTQAENYMTSNPVLVIAPGLVVTLTVVAVFFIGDALRDALDVRSR
- a CDS encoding cold-shock protein; this encodes MALGTVKWFNSEKGYGFITPDDGGKDLFVHFSGIEGEGYKSLNEGQKVEYEATQGQKGPQASKVRPVS